From one Perca fluviatilis chromosome 10, GENO_Pfluv_1.0, whole genome shotgun sequence genomic stretch:
- the gla gene encoding alpha-galactosidase A gives MCRSVCVLALLVLISPTAEALDNGLALKPTMGWLHWERFMCNIDCDKDPNNCISERLYMQMADVMVKEGWKEAGYEYVCIDDCWPSHQRDAQGRLQADPKRFPGGIKKLADYVHSKGLKLGIYADVGKNTCAGYPGSLGYYETDAQTFADWDVDLLKFDGCYMDWTLVGEGYVNMSKALNKTGSSILYSCEWPLYEWKFKQPNYTAIREACNHWRNFADVYDSWSSVKSILEWTASHQDIIVPAAGPGGWNDPDMLVIGNFGLSHAQQESQMALWAIMAAPLLMSNDLRDICPRSKELLQNRHIIAISQDPLGKQGYRTAKVDSFEVWERTLSQNRLAIAVLNQQEIGGPRGFVIRAAPGWKICNPQCEVTQILPQYKELGVQTLHTKMVVSVNPSGTTLLTVTPIGSDITGLNKLYWRDLSVKRKHTTTL, from the exons ATGTGCAGGTCCGTGTGTGTCCTCGCGCTCCTCGTCTTAATCAGCCCAACTGCTGAAGCGTTGGACAATGGTCTGGCGCTCAAACCCACAATGGGCTGGCTGCACTGGGAGAGATTCATGTGTAACATCGACTGTGACAAGGACCCCAATAACTGCATCAG TGAGCGTCTGTACATGCAGATGGCAGATGTGATGGTGAAGGAGGGCTGGAAAGAGGCCGGTTACGAGTACGTCTGCATCGATGACTGCTGGCCCTCCCACCAGCGCGATGCCCAGGGCCGCCTGCAGGCAGACCCCAAAAGATTCCCGGGGGGCATCAAGAAACTGGCCGACTAT GTCCATTCTAAGGGACTGAAACTGGGTATCTATGCAGATGTGGGGAAGAATACCTGTGCGGGATACCCTGGCAGTCTGGGTTACTATGAGACAGATGCTCAGACGTTTGCTGACTGGGATGTAGATCTGCTCAAATTTGATGGCTGCTATATGGACTGGACCTTGGTTGGAGAAG GCTACGTCAACATGTCAAAAGCACTGAACAAAACCGGAAGTAGTATCCTGTACTCCTGTGAGTGGCCTTTGTATGAGTGGAAGTTCAAACAG CCCAACTACACAGCCATCCGCGAGGCGTGTAACCACTGGCGCAACTTTGCTGACGTGTACGACTCATGGAGCTCTGTCAAGTCCATCTTGGAATGGACTGCTTCTCATCAAGACATCATTGTCCCCGCGGCTGGACCTGGGGGCTGGAACGACCCCGATATG CTAGTGATTGGGAACTTTGGCCTGAGTCATGCCCAACAGGAGTCTCAGATGGCATTATGGGCCATCATGGCAGCCCCTCTGCTCATGTCTAATGATCTGAGGGACATATGTCCTCGCTCCAAGGAACTGCTGCAGAACAGACACATCATTGCCATCAGCCAGGACCCACTGGGCAAGCAGGGATACCGCACTGCCAAG GTGGACAGTTTTGAGGTGTGGGAGAGGACTCTGTCCCAGAACCGACTGGCCATCGCTGTCCTGAACCAGCAGGAGATTGGTGGTCCCCGAGGGTTCGTCATCAGAGCGGCTCCTGGCTGGAAGATCTGTAACCCCCAGTGTGAAGTCACACAGATCCTTCCTCAGTACAAGGAGCTGGGTGTTCAGACTCTACATACCAAAATGGTTGTATCAGTCAACCCCTCAGGCACTACTCTACTGACAGTCACTCCCATCGGCAGCGACATTACAGGGCTTAACAAGCTGTACTGGAGGGACTTATCTGTCAAACGTAAGCACACCACCACTTTGTAG
- the rpl36a gene encoding 60S ribosomal protein L36a, producing MVNVPKTRRTYCKKCKKHQPHKVTQYKKGKDSLYAQGKRRYDRKQSGYGGQTKPIFRKKAKTTKKIVLRLECVEPNCRSKRMLAIKRCKHFELGGDKKRKGQVIQF from the exons ATG GTGAACGTCCCGAAGACCCGCAGGACCTACTGCAAAAAGTGCAAGAAGCACCAGCCTCACAAAGTTACCCAGTACAAGAAGGGAAAGGACTCCCTCTATGCACAGG GTAAGAGGAGATACGACAGAAAGCAGAGTGGTTATGGTGGACAGACAAAGCCAATTTTCAGGAAGAAG GCTAAGACCACAAAGAAGATTGTGCTGAGGCTTGAGTGTGTAGAGCCCAACTGCAGATCCAAGAGAATGCTGGCTATCAAGAGATGCAAGCACTTCGAGTTGGGTggtgacaagaagagaaag GGCCAGGTCATCCAGTTCTAA